In Pelosinus sp. IPA-1, a single window of DNA contains:
- a CDS encoding sodium ion-translocating decarboxylase subunit beta yields MFEQISSLMVSLAEQTGLAQIWWGNIFMIFVGAVLVYLALSRRYEPFLLLGIGFSCIVANVPGSDLTQPGGLFYYAYKGVEMVIIPPLIFLGVGAMTDFGPMIANPSLMILGAAAHLGIFIALIGAKALGFTLAEAGAIGIIGGADGPMAIFVTMKLAPHLLPQIAVAAYSYMALMPLIQPPIMKLLTSPAERKIVMKQGRTVSRLEKICFPFVIAIIVNLLLPPVAPLITMLMLGNMLREVLMVDRLASTAANDLMNVITITLTVAVGSTMGADQFLNIKTLQIILLGLIAFIGGTASGVIGAKVMNWISGGKINPLIGSAGIASVPIAARVSHVVGLKENPYNFLIMHAMGPNLAGVFGTAISGGIMLALIGVK; encoded by the coding sequence ATGTTCGAGCAAATATCATCTCTTATGGTAAGTCTTGCAGAACAAACTGGACTGGCTCAAATATGGTGGGGCAATATTTTTATGATATTCGTAGGGGCAGTGCTTGTGTATCTTGCATTATCCCGCAGATATGAGCCCTTTTTGCTGCTTGGTATTGGATTTTCCTGTATTGTTGCCAATGTACCAGGATCTGACCTTACCCAACCAGGTGGACTTTTCTACTACGCCTATAAGGGAGTTGAAATGGTTATTATTCCACCCCTCATCTTTTTAGGAGTGGGCGCTATGACAGATTTTGGTCCGATGATAGCCAACCCTAGTTTGATGATCCTTGGTGCGGCAGCTCATTTAGGTATATTTATTGCACTTATCGGGGCCAAAGCACTAGGATTTACATTAGCTGAGGCTGGTGCAATTGGTATTATTGGCGGGGCTGATGGACCAATGGCTATATTTGTTACGATGAAACTTGCCCCTCATTTATTGCCGCAGATTGCGGTGGCAGCATACTCTTATATGGCTTTGATGCCCTTGATTCAGCCGCCAATCATGAAACTTTTGACTTCTCCTGCAGAACGAAAAATAGTTATGAAACAAGGTCGGACAGTTAGCCGTCTAGAAAAAATTTGTTTTCCTTTCGTAATTGCCATCATTGTAAATCTTTTGCTGCCACCAGTTGCTCCTTTGATTACTATGCTGATGCTTGGCAATATGCTAAGAGAAGTGTTAATGGTTGACCGCTTGGCAAGTACGGCAGCGAATGACTTGATGAACGTAATTACCATCACTTTAACGGTAGCTGTTGGCTCAACCATGGGAGCCGATCAATTTCTCAACATAAAAACATTACAAATTATCCTTCTTGGATTGATTGCCTTTATCGGCGGAACTGCTTCAGGCGTGATTGGTGCTAAGGTAATGAACTGGATTAGCGGTGGAAAAATTAATCCATTAATTGGCTCAGCTGGGATTGCATCTGTGCCGATTGCAGCACGCGTTTCTCACGTGGTAGGTTTGAAAGAGAATCCTTATAATTTTTTGATTATGCATGCTATGGGCCCTAATCTTGCAGGTGTTTTTGGTACCGCTATATCAGGTGGTATCATGTTAGCGCTTATCGGAGTTAAATAA
- a CDS encoding NADH peroxidase, whose protein sequence is MKKFICAICGYAHEGENAPASCPQCKAPAEKFIEKSTAGLNWADEHRIGVAVGVDPEIVEGLRMNFVGECTEIGMYLAMSRQADREGFPEVAEAYKRIAFEEAEHAAKFAELLGEVVHPSTKKNLELRVEAEYGACEGKLGLAKKAKQLNLDAIHDTVHEMCKDEARHGAAFKGLLDRYFSK, encoded by the coding sequence ATGAAGAAATTTATCTGTGCAATCTGTGGTTATGCTCACGAAGGAGAGAATGCTCCAGCGTCCTGTCCTCAGTGTAAGGCTCCTGCTGAAAAATTTATTGAAAAATCAACTGCTGGTTTAAACTGGGCAGATGAACATAGAATTGGCGTCGCTGTTGGTGTTGATCCTGAAATCGTTGAAGGTCTTAGAATGAACTTCGTAGGTGAATGTACAGAAATTGGTATGTATTTAGCAATGAGCCGCCAAGCTGACAGAGAAGGCTTTCCTGAAGTAGCGGAAGCTTACAAAAGAATTGCCTTTGAAGAAGCCGAACATGCTGCAAAATTTGCAGAACTGCTAGGTGAAGTCGTACATCCTTCCACTAAGAAAAATCTTGAACTTCGCGTTGAAGCTGAATATGGTGCTTGCGAAGGAAAATTAGGCTTAGCAAAAAAAGCGAAACAATTGAACCTAGATGCGATCCATGACACTGTACATGAAATGTGTAAGGATGAAGCTCGTCATGGCGCTGCTTTTAAAGGTCTTTTAGACAGATACTTCAGTAAATAA
- a CDS encoding superoxide dismutase, producing the protein MANNVISDYIPPGRHRLPPLPYPYDALEPIISSDTLRFHHDHHHKSYVEGLNKAELALVEARRQNNFTFIKYWENELAFNGSGHILHSIYWTIMAPVEFDSEPGRCTMREINKYFGSFDAFLDQLVSATIKVEASGWGILVWNPAFMHLEILTAEKHQNLTQWGTIPILVIDVWEHAYYLDYQYDREQYVKKWLCLINWCEVENRLILAMRGELPLLLAERGPE; encoded by the coding sequence TTGGCTAACAACGTAATCAGTGATTATATTCCACCAGGTAGACATAGATTACCGCCATTGCCTTATCCTTATGATGCACTTGAACCAATTATTAGCTCTGACACCCTTAGGTTTCATCACGATCATCACCATAAGTCTTATGTGGAGGGGTTAAATAAGGCTGAGTTAGCACTAGTAGAAGCTAGGCGGCAAAATAATTTTACCTTCATAAAATATTGGGAAAATGAATTAGCGTTTAATGGGTCAGGGCATATACTGCATAGTATTTATTGGACAATTATGGCACCCGTAGAATTTGACAGTGAGCCTGGTCGATGTACAATGAGAGAAATTAATAAATACTTTGGTAGTTTTGATGCATTTCTTGATCAGCTTGTGTCGGCGACTATAAAAGTAGAAGCGTCTGGCTGGGGGATACTTGTCTGGAATCCAGCTTTTATGCATTTGGAGATTCTGACTGCAGAGAAACACCAAAATCTTACCCAGTGGGGAACAATTCCTATATTGGTAATTGATGTTTGGGAGCATGCATACTATCTTGATTATCAATACGATCGTGAGCAATATGTTAAAAAATGGTTATGTTTAATTAATTGGTGTGAGGTTGAAAACCGTCTCATATTGGCAATGCGAGGGGAGTTACCATTACTGTTGGCTGAACGTGGTCCAGAATAA
- a CDS encoding biotin/lipoyl-containing protein, giving the protein MTNYTVIVNGKSYDVFVEKKKVNTGNTTNAAPVSAPAPMPIIKSVSKAGGGGEDVAAPMPGKIIEIRVRVGDGVKKGQELVIMEAMKMHNPILAASDGMISKLFVKVNESVQTGQPILSIK; this is encoded by the coding sequence ATGACAAACTATACTGTTATTGTAAATGGAAAATCCTACGATGTTTTTGTAGAAAAAAAGAAGGTAAATACAGGGAATACTACCAATGCAGCTCCAGTATCTGCACCTGCACCTATGCCTATCATTAAATCCGTTTCGAAAGCAGGGGGCGGGGGTGAGGACGTGGCAGCGCCGATGCCCGGCAAAATCATTGAAATTAGGGTGCGAGTGGGTGATGGCGTTAAAAAAGGACAGGAACTAGTAATTATGGAGGCTATGAAAATGCATAATCCGATTCTTGCAGCTTCTGATGGTATGATAAGTAAATTATTTGTTAAAGTAAATGAATCAGTTCAAACCGGACAACCAATACTCTCTATTAAATAA